AATAATCACCATAGTCAGGTCTGCCTTCAACCTTCCTTCTGAGATAGTACTTATCCCTTCGCTCGGCTTCTAAATAATCAATCATTTGCCTTAGCAATTCTTCTGATGTCAAGCTACTCCCCCCAATAAAAAAATCCTATGCTAAAGGCCTGGCCTCTAGCACAGAATCATTCAATATCACCCTAGGCTTCTTCTAAAGCGTCAAATTCAGCTGGGTCGACATCTTTTAAGCGAACAATCCAGTTTTCTTCGCTTTTAGCAGAATTCAATAAGGATGGTTGGTCAACCACTTCAGTATGGCGTTCAACCACGGTCCCCTTGAGTGGGGATTGAATTTCCATCACAGTTTTTGATGCTTCAATATTTAACAAGGCAGCATCTTTTTCAACTTGGTCTTCTTGAGCAAATTCAGCATAGCCCACTGTACCAATATCATCTTGTAGTTCAGGAGTCATGGATACCGTATAAAGATCGCCATTTTGTTCTACAAATAAGTAATTTCCACGTTTTGTCATTCTTCATTCTCCTTTTGTTTAAATTTCATGTTGGAGCAAATCACTGGCCCCAACTTACCCTTAACTATTCTAGCACAGAAGTGAGATAGACCCAAAAATTTAAATCTCTTTTAAGTGATTAAATAAATGATAATTTTCTTTGTAAATAATATCGTTTTTATTAATTAAAAATAAGCCTTTCCTTTTAAGGGTCAAAAAAAGACTGTGACAAAAGCCACAGTCTTACTTTATTTATCGCTTACTTTTAGAATTGAGAGTGGTCACCATTTTGGTCCTTCTTGTCTTCTTCACCCTCATGTAATTTACGATCAAGGTGTTCTAATTGCTTCTTAGCAAAGTCACGTCCACCTAAACCAAAGGCTAAGGCAAAGGCAACTGCTGCTCCACCAACAATGAACATGAAACCAGTATTAACAATGGTTTGAGCAAATTGTAATTGGTCAAGAGCCATGAAGATAGCCAGAGCAATTAAACCATATTGAACAATATTAGCTAATATATTGGATCCGGTTGATTCTTTGAGGAATTGGGATAAGAGATTTCCACCCACAACCCCTAAGATCAGAATGATCACAGCGGATAATACTAATGGTAGGTAGGCAATAATTGCAGCACCAATGGTATTTAAGACTTCTAATTGAAGGACGTTGAGAGCTTCAACAAAGAAGAAGATGACAATGACTGCTTTGACGATATTGGCAACGATCGCTGATAATTTCACATTGACATCGCCACTAGCATTAAGATACTTGGTATATTTATTGATATTAGCTGCTTCCAGTAAGTTTTCGATCAAGTCGCCAACTAACTTAGAAACTAGGCCACCCACAGCAATTAAGATCGCTGCTACCAAGATATTTGGAATAGCCGCTAACATCATATTTAAGACATTAATAATTGGACGGCTAATCGATTCAATACCTAAAACTTCTAAAGCAGCGGTTAATAGTGGGATGAAGAGTAAAACATAAACAATGGTTGCGCCAACTTTGGCTAATTTATTGCCACTTGGTGCAGCGTCAACTTGGTCTTTGACAGTTTCACCAACAGCACCTTCAGATTTGTTAACCAGTTTATTCATCCAGCCATCGATATCAACCTTTTCCAGTAAACCTTGTACCAAGTCGCGGACAAATCCACAGAGATAGAAAGCCAATACCAAGATAAGTCCAGACCCAATAATATTTGGAATGAAAGCAAAGAACTTATCGAACATATTGGTAATTGGTTCGAGAACGCCACCGATATTTAACCCATTTAAAAACGCTGGTAAGAAGAATACAAAGACCAAGTAATAACCAACACTGGCTACTGTTTTAATAACACCCTTGGCATCTGATTCATTCTTGGCCACTCCCCACTTTTGAAAAGTGCGGTCAGCATGAATGGCACGCAGGCCTTTGACAATCAATTTACGTACAATTACCGCAATAATCCAGGCAATAAGGATTAAGAGAATAGTCCCTAGGATATTAGGAACTGCTGCGATAATTGGATCTAATAAAGTATGTAAGAAATCCATTATAATCTCCTCCTAATACAAAATATTACTATTTTTATTACCTTAATTATATCAACCTTTAATAATATTTTAAAATAATATGAACTTTCCCTTTAAAATTTACACAAAGCGACAAATATTTTGTACTAAATAAAGATGTTTTACGATTATAAGAAAGTATTTTTGTTCCTAACCCTATTTGGTCCCCAAATAGCGAGCCAGAAGTTCAAGCGTCTGCATTCGCTTGTCAATTCCTGGAACTAGGGGCATAATCAGTGCTTCGTCGGCATCTAAGTACTCGATCCAGTCCTTCAGCTGGCTGGCCACTTGGCTGGCCTTACCATGGAGCATCCGACTACGGTTGCTCTTAATTTTTTCAGCCATCTGACTGGTGATTTCGGTTGTTTTGGCCGTTTTGACGGATGGCATCCGTTGGTAGTAAGAAAATTGATCTTGACCTAAAAGCCATAAATCCAGCGACCGGGTCAAGTCTTCCGCCTCTTCTTCTTGGTCAGCAGTCGCCACAAAGGCTGAAAACATGGCCTTAGGTTCCTCTAATAATTGTGAGGCTTTAAAGTACTTGCGGTAAGTGGCAATGGCTTGCCGTCCCACTTCAAGGGCATCCTCTCTGGCATAAGGGAAGATGCCATAGACATAGGCACAGCCTGCTTCAGCGGCCCACTTAGCCCGGCGAACACTAGTGGATAAGAGCCACATTGCCGGTAAGTCTTCAACTTGAGGATTGGCTAGAATCTTAGTTTGCCCATCCTCGCTTTGAGTGAGATAGTCATAGACTTGTCTCAAGTCCTCTTCATAAGAAGGAATCTTGTCGCCAGCCCGTTCCAGTGCCTTCCTGACGACTGGTGTCCCCATGTTATTGCCAACTCCTAAGTCAATCCGCCCTGGAAAATAAGCCTCCATCACCTTAAAGTTTTCCACCACTTTGTAGGGGCTGTAATGGGGCAACATGATGCCTCCCGAACCAATCCGAATACGCTGGGTATGGTTAAGCAACTGCATCATAATGACTTCAGGGCTCGAACTGGCAAAGGCAGGAACATTATGGTGTTCAGCCATCCAAAAGCGCTGATAACCCAAGGCTTCCGCCTTTTGAGCTAACTGAATCGTATGGGCTAGGGCCTGGCTGGCTGTTTCGCCTTCATCAATCACTGCATAATCTAAAACACTTACTTTCACCCGATAGACCTCCTTTATTTTATTCACTTATAGTATAACACGGCATGGCTAAGAACATTCACTGGACCCTAGAGAAGATTCACACTTAGCTTGACTTGGCATTTTAAGCTAAAAGCCATAGAATATAATTAATAAAATCATTAGGAGGTTATTATGAAGCAAGCATTGAACCCTAAATACCAAGCCTTATTCCAACCACTGACCTTGCCCAATGGGATTGAATTGGCTAACCGCTTTTCCTTAAACCCCTTGACGACTAATTCGTCCACTCGCGAGGGATTTGTGACCGATGAAGACGTCAACTATGCCAAGAGACGTAGCCAGTCTGCCCCCTTACAGGTCACCACAGCGGCCTATATTGAAGACTATGCCCAATTATTTGAATTTGGCCCCAGTGTCCGCGATGACCGTTTTATTGAAGGCTTAAGTCGACTAGCCAAGGCCATGAAAAAAGACGGCGCCAAGGCTATCCTCCAACTGACCCACGCTGGGCGTTTTGCTAAGGCTACCTTAAAGGACTACCATGTCGTCTACGGACCTAGCTACATGCATCTCAAGAGTCCAGTCGAACATGATGTCTTAGCCATGAGTCAGCGTAAAATTGACCATGTCATCCAACAATATAAGGAAGCCACTAGGCGGGCTATTGAAGCCGGTTTTGATGGGGTAGAAATTTCTAATGCCCAACGGCTCTTACCCCAACAATTCTTCTCCCCCTTCTCTAACCAAAGAGAGGACCACTACGGCCCCCAAAGTTTAGAAAACCGGGCCCGTTTTGGGGTTGAGGCCACCCAAGCCATCCAAGAGGCGATTGATGAATCCGGGGTGAAGAACTTTATCCTGGGCTTTCGCGGCACCCCAGAAGAAACCCGGGGTAATAAAGTTGGCTATAGTGTCGATGAATTTAATAATTATTTCGACCGTCTCCTTGATGTGGCTGATATCCAATACTATGCCATTGCCAGCTGGGGCCACGACATTTACCTGGAAAAAGTCCGTAGCGACAACCACCAAGGCGAGTATGTCAATCAAGTGGTTAAAGACCATATCAATGGACGAGTGCCTGTCATTGCTACCGGAGGCATTAATTCTCCCGACAAGGCCTTAGCAGCCCTAGAACATGCCGATATGGTGGGGCTCTCTTCTGTATTTGTTACAGAACCTGACTTCGTAACCAAATTGGCCCAAGGTCAAGAAGAAACCATCGATATTAGCCTCCATCCAGAAAACTTAGCTGACCTGGCTATTCCTCAAGGTGCTTTTAAGGACTTAGTTGAATTTATGGATTACGGCGGTTCTTTACCCCAAGCCACCCGGCAGGACCTCCGCCAATTAAACCAACAAGACACCACCTCATACTTTAAGGATTACCAATAATAGGCAAAGAAAAAGCAGACGCCCTGATTGAACTGCTCCCTGTCAAGTAGACAGATAAATAAATAAATTTTTTACCATGTGTGATCTTTGTCATGCATGGTTTTTATTTTAGATTTTAAAGTATTATTTATCAGTGAATAGGATGTTTCATAAAACTTAATCCGAAAGATAGTTTAGCGGTCAGGCTTGTTTGACAAGGAGGGAGCGTAAACAGCTTCAAGCCTTTATCAAGGTCCGCTCCGCTCTCCACCTTGACAAAGCCTATTAGCTGTTTTAAAAGATGGACAAGCCAAACAAGCCCAGACAGTCTAACTAAAACTAGATTTAATTTTAAATTTTTTAGCCAAACGGCTAATCACCTTTGGATTTAAGCTGGAATTTTAAGGCCCATATCCAGTGTGACACGTTCGGTGTTATAAAATTCGATGTAGCGTTTAATATCTTCTTCAAGTTGTTCAAAGCTTTCATAAGTTTTCAACCGATACATCTCTTCTTTAATAATGCCCCAGAAATTTTCCATTGGTCCGTTATCAATACATTTTCCTACGCGAGACATACTTTGAATTAACTGTTTTTCGTCAACAAAACGCTTAAAGAAATGCGAAGTATATTGGAAACCACGGTCACTGTGCAAGAGGGTTTCTGTAGGGATAAGTTCTTCTTCTACTTGAACAATCGTATCTTTAACAAGTTGATTGTTATTCCTTTGTGATAATTTAAAAGCAATAATCTTATTGGCTCCGTAATCAAGAATCGCACTTAAATACGCTTTGTAACTATAGTTATAGCCATATTTAAACTCTGTAATATCCGTCAACAACACCTGCATCG
The nucleotide sequence above comes from Aerococcus urinae. Encoded proteins:
- a CDS encoding IS3 family transposase, translating into MLRNGKCCSKKIERSGKRVDVRRTKYQAEFKTIEKLSQEGHKITFLCHSLGVSRSAYYKWLNREPSKTEQRLQWLMTLIQEAYDKYEGIYGYRRITIYLNHFKNARVNHKCVYRLMKLMGLKSVIRRRRYHYKKSKPQHVAENVLNREFDKDYEPMQVLLTDITEFKYGYNYSYKAYLSAILDYGANKIIAFKLSQRNNNQLVKDTIVQVEEELIPTETLLHSDRGFQYTSHFFKRFVDEKQLIQSMSRVGKCIDNGPMENFWGIIKEEMYRLKTYESFEQLEEDIKRYIEFYNTERVTLDMGLKIPA
- a CDS encoding glycine cleavage system protein H yields the protein MTKRGNYLFVEQNGDLYTVSMTPELQDDIGTVGYAEFAQEDQVEKDAALLNIEASKTVMEIQSPLKGTVVERHTEVVDQPSLLNSAKSEENWIVRLKDVDPAEFDALEEA
- a CDS encoding NADH-dependent flavin oxidoreductase, translated to MKQALNPKYQALFQPLTLPNGIELANRFSLNPLTTNSSTREGFVTDEDVNYAKRRSQSAPLQVTTAAYIEDYAQLFEFGPSVRDDRFIEGLSRLAKAMKKDGAKAILQLTHAGRFAKATLKDYHVVYGPSYMHLKSPVEHDVLAMSQRKIDHVIQQYKEATRRAIEAGFDGVEISNAQRLLPQQFFSPFSNQREDHYGPQSLENRARFGVEATQAIQEAIDESGVKNFILGFRGTPEETRGNKVGYSVDEFNNYFDRLLDVADIQYYAIASWGHDIYLEKVRSDNHQGEYVNQVVKDHINGRVPVIATGGINSPDKALAALEHADMVGLSSVFVTEPDFVTKLAQGQEETIDISLHPENLADLAIPQGAFKDLVEFMDYGGSLPQATRQDLRQLNQQDTTSYFKDYQ
- a CDS encoding LLM class flavin-dependent oxidoreductase — translated: MKVSVLDYAVIDEGETASQALAHTIQLAQKAEALGYQRFWMAEHHNVPAFASSSPEVIMMQLLNHTQRIRIGSGGIMLPHYSPYKVVENFKVMEAYFPGRIDLGVGNNMGTPVVRKALERAGDKIPSYEEDLRQVYDYLTQSEDGQTKILANPQVEDLPAMWLLSTSVRRAKWAAEAGCAYVYGIFPYAREDALEVGRQAIATYRKYFKASQLLEEPKAMFSAFVATADQEEEAEDLTRSLDLWLLGQDQFSYYQRMPSVKTAKTTEITSQMAEKIKSNRSRMLHGKASQVASQLKDWIEYLDADEALIMPLVPGIDKRMQTLELLARYLGTK
- a CDS encoding mechanosensitive ion channel — its product is MDFLHTLLDPIIAAVPNILGTILLILIAWIIAVIVRKLIVKGLRAIHADRTFQKWGVAKNESDAKGVIKTVASVGYYLVFVFFLPAFLNGLNIGGVLEPITNMFDKFFAFIPNIIGSGLILVLAFYLCGFVRDLVQGLLEKVDIDGWMNKLVNKSEGAVGETVKDQVDAAPSGNKLAKVGATIVYVLLFIPLLTAALEVLGIESISRPIINVLNMMLAAIPNILVAAILIAVGGLVSKLVGDLIENLLEAANINKYTKYLNASGDVNVKLSAIVANIVKAVIVIFFFVEALNVLQLEVLNTIGAAIIAYLPLVLSAVIILILGVVGGNLLSQFLKESTGSNILANIVQYGLIALAIFMALDQLQFAQTIVNTGFMFIVGGAAVAFALAFGLGGRDFAKKQLEHLDRKLHEGEEDKKDQNGDHSQF